TGAAATTTCAGGCGGCAGGGCAGTCCTCGGGCTCGGTCCCGGAGACAAGGCAACTTTCGATGCCATGGGTATTGCCTGGGAAAAGCCTCTTGCAACCACCAAAGAAGCAATCCAGGCAATCAGAGGTTTCATTGACGGCAAAAAAGTCTCCATGGACGGCGAAATGGTTAAGTTCGCAGGTGCAAAGCTTGCTTTCAACGCCGGAAAGGTCCCCATTTACATGGGTGCCCAGGGTCCCAAGATGCTCGAGCTTGCCGGTGAAATTGCAGATGGTGTTCTGATCAATGCTTCCCACCCGAAGGACTTTGAAGTCGCTGTGGAACAGATCCGCAAGGGTGCCGAAAAAGCAGGCCGTGACCCAAGTGAAGTCGATGTCACTGCATATGCCTGTTTCTCAATTGACAAAGATCCCGCAAAAGCTGTTAATGCTGCAAAAGTAGTCGTCGCCTTTATTGTTGCAGGTTCTCCTGACCTTGTCCTTGAAAGGCACGGCATTCCAGTCGACGCCAAGAAGCAGATCGGTGAAGCTATT
The genomic region above belongs to Methanosarcina horonobensis HB-1 = JCM 15518 and contains:
- the mer gene encoding 5,10-methylenetetrahydromethanopterin reductase, giving the protein MKFGIEFVPSDPALKIAYYAKLSEQQGFDYVWITDHYNNRDVYSTLTVLALNTNSIKIGSGVTNSYTRNPAITASSIASIAEISGGRAVLGLGPGDKATFDAMGIAWEKPLATTKEAIQAIRGFIDGKKVSMDGEMVKFAGAKLAFNAGKVPIYMGAQGPKMLELAGEIADGVLINASHPKDFEVAVEQIRKGAEKAGRDPSEVDVTAYACFSIDKDPAKAVNAAKVVVAFIVAGSPDLVLERHGIPVDAKKQIGEAIAKGDFGALMGGLVTHQMIEAFAICGTPEDCMKRIKDLEAIGVTQIVAGSPIGPDKEKAIKLIGKEIIAKM